The following are encoded in a window of Thermococcus sp. MV5 genomic DNA:
- a CDS encoding NEW3 domain-containing protein, producing the protein MKKLTFVLILFLLTFILPAAASLPWITVFEGRLQIGESLIVGDYQIKITQEKYTLKPYAIIYRKGKIRSVVELNRTFEIDNIRIMRGSFDERGIFIVLQYRPSFLKEIGPQEGNIFNIDGYSILIINSTEDVLSLKINGAEVTIKKNSSRVFDKLVLVYNNGVLDIYSANIQVRHEKRDNYEIYYPFRSLKVDAGSRVELSINIVNENTDTSELSLRILSKPADWEVDFFDETSNYRINDLILNPGGSITVNLLINIPETAKGTHSIIFAVGDKVGRIDLNVTEEPNGRIGLKVPLLSIEAEAGEKIIFPIQFTPYVNEKVIELQIKEVPPEWNAYFSLNGQRIRSFLLDRSEVVNLVVESPRNAELGEHKIKFSVNEMEKSVSVFIYKTHKEEPAKLILSINDEEGRPVPKAKVQIGNKTYIADINGVLEVQLPKGDYTIIVSKEGYETKEERIMLGDGEEKDERITLKRLLYYFAVDMESNHLTTGFDFQPVYEIRIENLGKENDEYTLSIDGLPSGWAVGFLRDVQSNFEIKSIEVDSEEAKSVYLRIIPSFNAQPGVYNVTLKIRSTSGNEIEKKIEVEVIGRYELHVEAANYLVSLKPDEEKTIPITLRNFGNTVTNVNIEVNAPQGWEVKVEPQKLAKIEGKGVETITIRIKPSKATPAGEYRINIDVKSDQTESRIQLTARVRQSSSLAYLGVIILVVAFATVILMMRRVGRR; encoded by the coding sequence ATGAAAAAGCTTACTTTTGTTTTGATATTATTTCTCTTGACCTTTATTCTTCCAGCAGCAGCTTCCTTGCCATGGATAACGGTGTTTGAGGGGAGACTACAAATTGGGGAAAGTTTAATTGTGGGAGATTATCAGATTAAGATAACTCAAGAGAAGTACACTCTAAAACCTTATGCAATAATTTATAGGAAGGGTAAGATTAGGAGTGTAGTAGAGCTTAATCGAACTTTTGAAATCGATAACATAAGGATAATGAGAGGTAGTTTTGATGAAAGGGGTATTTTTATAGTTCTTCAGTACAGGCCAAGCTTTCTTAAGGAAATAGGACCTCAAGAAGGCAATATTTTTAATATCGATGGGTACTCGATTTTGATAATTAACTCTACTGAAGACGTACTTTCTCTAAAAATAAATGGAGCAGAAGTTACCATAAAGAAAAATTCTTCGAGAGTGTTTGATAAACTTGTCCTTGTATACAATAATGGAGTTCTAGATATTTACTCTGCTAACATTCAAGTAAGGCATGAAAAAAGAGATAACTATGAGATTTATTATCCATTCAGGAGTTTGAAGGTAGACGCAGGAAGTAGAGTTGAGCTTTCTATTAACATTGTCAATGAGAATACTGACACTTCAGAGCTTAGTTTAAGGATACTCTCAAAGCCAGCAGACTGGGAAGTTGATTTCTTTGATGAGACTAGCAATTACAGGATCAATGACCTTATTCTTAATCCTGGAGGCTCTATCACGGTTAATCTCCTAATAAATATCCCAGAGACAGCAAAAGGGACCCATAGTATTATTTTTGCTGTAGGAGATAAAGTAGGGAGGATAGATTTAAATGTAACTGAAGAGCCGAATGGGAGAATAGGCCTTAAGGTGCCGCTTTTATCAATAGAGGCTGAGGCTGGCGAGAAAATAATCTTTCCAATACAGTTTACACCATATGTTAATGAAAAGGTAATTGAGCTTCAAATAAAAGAGGTGCCCCCGGAATGGAATGCGTACTTCTCCCTAAATGGTCAAAGGATTAGATCATTTCTCTTGGATAGGAGTGAGGTTGTTAATCTTGTTGTGGAGAGTCCAAGAAATGCCGAATTGGGTGAGCATAAAATAAAGTTTTCCGTTAATGAAATGGAGAAAAGTGTGAGCGTCTTCATCTACAAAACACATAAGGAAGAACCTGCAAAGTTGATTTTGAGCATAAATGACGAAGAAGGAAGGCCTGTACCAAAAGCCAAAGTACAAATTGGAAATAAGACTTACATCGCAGATATAAATGGGGTTTTAGAGGTGCAACTTCCAAAGGGAGATTATACAATAATCGTAAGCAAAGAGGGTTATGAAACCAAAGAGGAAAGGATAATGCTTGGAGATGGAGAGGAAAAAGATGAGAGAATTACCCTGAAGAGGCTTCTATACTACTTCGCTGTAGATATGGAGAGCAATCATTTAACAACAGGCTTTGACTTTCAACCTGTTTATGAGATTAGAATTGAGAATCTAGGTAAGGAGAATGATGAGTATACTTTAAGCATTGATGGACTTCCCTCTGGTTGGGCTGTGGGCTTTCTCAGGGATGTACAGAGCAATTTTGAAATTAAAAGTATAGAAGTTGATAGTGAGGAAGCTAAGAGTGTCTATTTAAGAATAATCCCTTCGTTTAATGCACAGCCAGGGGTTTACAATGTTACATTGAAGATAAGAAGCACCTCTGGAAACGAAATAGAGAAGAAAATTGAGGTGGAAGTTATAGGAAGATATGAACTTCATGTTGAAGCTGCAAACTACCTCGTATCCCTAAAACCTGACGAAGAGAAGACTATTCCCATAACCCTCAGAAACTTCGGAAACACCGTGACTAACGTTAACATTGAGGTGAATGCTCCACAAGGGTGGGAGGTTAAAGTAGAACCTCAAAAGTTGGCTAAGATAGAGGGAAAAGGTGTTGAGACAATAACCATTCGTATAAAACCATCAAAAGCAACACCTGCTGGGGAATATCGGATAAATATAGATGTAAAATCTGACCAAACAGAATCACGAATCCAGCTTACTGCTAGAGTGAGGCAAAGCTCAAGTTTGGCTTACCTTGGAGTGATAATCTTAGTGGTGGCATTTGCAACAGTTATACTAATGATGCG